A genomic region of Ursus arctos isolate Adak ecotype North America unplaced genomic scaffold, UrsArc2.0 scaffold_8, whole genome shotgun sequence contains the following coding sequences:
- the LOC130543104 gene encoding translation initiation factor IF-2-like, whose protein sequence is MSKVSWDRGAAEEVSVSTGVLILLSVTILGGKPDRKNCNHFYYPTNIEQPGFDFLGPLRSSPAVLGGALPHSRFSPPSLGSRKTRSEPAPLGGACSVASRFSSLVGSSSATPASAAAAAAPLGSQILQRRPRAFPLPRYTPAPLRPGPLAFRGPRCAERAPRPERPSTRPPPPPQPPALPRGQAGPGSVAPAGGGRGGGQPGAAPAGRGGVGGPAPGRWCGMPPPPPPGCVRSPRLVPVSGGWPGAGLAPQPPLQG, encoded by the exons ATGAGTAAGGTGTCCTGGGACCGGGGTGCTGCGGAAGAGGTTTCAGTTTCCACTGGG GTACTTATTTTATTGTCGGTGACAATTCTTGGTGGAAAGCCCGATCGGAAAAACTGCAATCACTTCTATTACCCGACAAATATTGAGCA GCCAGGGTTCGACTTCTTGGGGCCGCTTCGCTCCTCCCCTGCAGTCCTCGGGGGCGCCCTCCCTCACTCGCGCTTCTCTCCTCCTTCGCTGGGGAGCCGGAAAACCCGGAGCGAACCGGCCCCGCTCGGCGGCGCATGCTCAGTAGCGAGCAGGTTCAGTTCGCTAGTAGGAAGCTCCAGCGCTACACCGGCgtcggcggcggccgcggcggcacCTCTGGGCAGCCAGATCCTCCAACGACGACCTCGGGCCTTTCCCCTCCCCCGCTACACCCCGGCTCCGCTCCGCCCCGGGCCGCTCGCGTTTCGGGGTCCCCGCTGCGCGGAGCGGGCGCCGCGGCCGGAGCGTCCCTCCAcacgccctcccccccccccccagccgccGGCTTTGCCGCGGGGCCAGGCCGGGCCCGGGAGCGTAGCCCCGgcgggcggcggccgcggcggagGGCAGCCCGGGGCGGCGCCGGCGggccggggaggggtggggggcccgGCCCCGGGGCGGTGGTGCGGgatgccgccgccgccgcctccgggCTGCGTTCGCTCTCCACGGCTCGTGCCCGTGTCGGGTGGGTGGCCGGGCGCGGGCCTCGCCCCTCAGCCCCCTCTCCAAGGCTAG